CATAATTTCTTCGTAAAgatgttattttttgaattaagtcaatatttactttaaagCGTAAAATCAtttgtatttatctattttacaTACACAACAATAcaaatgtgtgcgtgtgttagtgtacacacgtaagaagtgaaacttctttatgactttattttccaaaaaataatttactaaatgcaactttacagaaatacgtcgaatcacgcgtggtagggataagaaaaagatggcgcgtaacggaaaaatgtcacgcgtaacgaaaaaatgttacactaagaGCGGGTGCGCAACGAATACGTTGCGGGCGCACAACGAACACGCCGCAGATGCGCAGCGAACACGTCGCGGACGCGCAACGATTTCGCTGCGAATAGAAGCGTCGACGCCATTTTGTATACTCTCGCACAAACGCCAGCCCTTCCGCCTTGCCTAACTTCCATTCAATATTTCCATCGTTTTTGTAGCACTCAATTTTTTAACCGTACTGTGGAAATGCACTAATTACTTATCTAAAGATGTAATAACAACTGGAGTTGTTGAAAAAGtgctttaaaattgtattacatTGAATTCATTTTTGAATGAGGACTTTTAGAATGTACCATACATTCCAAAAGTATGTATCGACTGACCAGTATAATCTCTCCCATAGCAACGTATGTTATAAAGAGATTTTGCGTGGATTTTGCGAACCTAATTATGAGCAAAGTGATAGTGAGTTGCTGGTtgcttgataaaattttctattcactgctatttatcaaataataagaaagCCCTGTTTTAGTTAAGGAgctttaacatttatttcactaATGAACTTTCTTAATGAGCAATTAAGTTATCAGATTGCATTTCGACCGagatttaatagataaaacaaTACCCTAAACATTAACATGTTATGAAAGTTGAAACTCGTAAAAAAGAATGATCTCATATTATACTATCACAagttataagtaggtaacaaCCAGCACGGAATCCATTTTGATAGTGAGTTGTGCACCCGCTCCGTTTTAAAAACGCTCGCAATCCGCTAGTGTCATATGGccctaattttttttccaaccccgcttatagaagtttcacttcattaataataatttaacagataaatgaaaaaaaaaataacattccattttgttttaaattcggAATTGATATTTTCGGAAAAGTTTCGGAATAAATCATTCAGTCGGaataaaatttagaaaaaactataagaaatatattaagGTGGAATTAAGAAGCTCagtatgataattttttttttaagttatatgagtttaggtttaggtttagtttattataataacaatttttagtaaagtttattatggctttttttattacctacataataagtTTTGCAATGAATGCTATAGGTACTAGGTTTATGACTCTGAGCGTAGACCATCGACAATCGCAATAAGATTTTTGCAAATTGCAATTGCACTTAATATTctgtcatttgtcaaattttatattatgattatgtcATTGTCAATTGATTTTATGAATTGTCAAGTTTCCTGAAATTGCACGTCttgtagaaaaaattaaatttcaagtCTTATTATGTTGACTGCTCTACATGTGAATATGTTATTCTCTTTGTTCCATACATGAGATTAAAATGGCTTTTATAAATGAACCAGTGTTAAACATTATAGTTGTAGGCTTCCATCACAAAAAAGGATGTCAGGTAGGCGTCATTACTtcacaataatcgatattgtTAATCTGTTGTTATGGTGCgatagaaaatatgtaaaaaaatgcataaaatgcaataatttcCAACATTATTGCTCAAAAAGCAATTAGGACTTTTAGAATGACTTCTCACTTCAGTGTTGTTTTGATTTTCAGGTAGAACACTGTTATCCCGAGTTGGTGCCAGGACGGCCCTCGGAGCTGCCACCAGTTTGGAGATATTTACCTGCACTAGCACTACCTGATGGGTCACATAACTTTCTGTctgatacaatattttttaatttgcctGATGTATCAGATCCAACACGAACTGTATATGGTATATCATGTTTTCGACAAATTCCTGTAGAGGTACGCTATGATATAGCCTTTATCCATTTGTATGTCATTATAGCaatcataaaattttgcatTACTTAATTCTTAAGTGTCTGGCAATTATAGAAGGTAATAgtaaagttaattttgaaataattagaCGTTTGGAAgtgattaatataaaactatttaagtttgCTCTTATTTCTATAAgttgtattatgcttattaataCTTGCCTCattatgttttatcttttttatttacagcaaGTTATTCAGAAAACGGAAGATATGACCAGAAGTTCTGTGCaaaaaagtgtgtgtgtgATATGTCGAGCTCCATTATTTGGTAGATTGGCTGTTAAAATGGAGCTTGTGGTACGAGCTTGGTTCTTACAAGGTGACTTTTCACAGACCAAACTGCTTGAGGATGCATATAAACATCTTAATAGTTGTCCTGTACAAATTGATCAAACATTAGAAGGTaagttgttatttatatatagacTAGTTTACCaaccgcggcttcacccgctttgtttaaacctaataaattatatactaaaaccttcctcttgaatcactagctagcatagttttaaagatttaagcatacaaagggacatagggacagagaaagcaactttgttttatactatgtagtgatattagtatgcaataataatttgttgcaaaatattaaatatccgcaacttgacatattttaaactaaaaaataaaaccacaagCATGTTACTTACCTTATCATACGTAGAAACCGAAGAATTGCTAAAATTATGAACTAATAATGTGCAATAATGTAAattgtgtaataatataatgtaatgtgtaataatttaatgtgtaaaaatgtaatttgtattaatttaaatttcttaaaaatcaAATGTATTAGGTATGTGAAACTTATCtattactatattatgcaCGCAACCTCGTACACACTCTTACacttacacacacacaaacacactcACACTCAAATACACACACTCACccacacacactcactcacacacacacacacaaactcGCTTTTACTCACGTTATAATGGCACTGTGTCTTATGGAGTGGAAAGCGTCGATCGCCTATAGCACAGGTCTAGTACCTAGTTTAGGCGATTGTCGTGTCTCATTTATGTAATCTTCTTATAATGTGggtctaaataaatatttttcatttcattttttttcaaaatagtgcagatatgaaattgattataaaaacTTTCTAACCACAATTCTaacatataaattttcattatctTTCATTACACATGGAAGTGATACAGTTGTAAATGAAATGAGCTTGtgtaatagtttttaatattgtaatcaatTTATTGTTTGCATCTTGCTTACATGTACTTTAGTTTTGTTTCTTTACAACCTTAGTAAGAGTGTAAGGATGAATCCATTATACTTGAATAATATCCTACTCTACtgttataaatgaaaaagtaCAGTATTAATTACTATAGCTATCAGTGTAGTTTTGTATCCACAATACAATTTTTGCTCTTTGGCTATTTGCCATGCATGCAATGACCCAAATcctaatatatttattcttatgcATGCTTAATTACTCATTATCTTTGCAGGTTTATCTGTTCAAAAATTAGTGGAGAATTGGCGACACAAAGCCTTATTACTCTTTAAATTGTTGTTGTTGGGCCGTAAAGTTGTTATCTATGGATCGCCTGCTGGTCAGCTGTCCACTGCTTTGTTAACTGTTATATCTCTACTGCCTCGTTGTTTAGAATATGGACTCTCGCGCTCAGCAAATGTTGTGTGAGTATGACGtcattttagaatttacagTGTGATATTTCATTCAGCTTATTTAGTGAATGAGTCATTtgatacttatttatttttgtcatattggcaaatattttgtgtaacacATTCAGTGATTCACCTGCAAATTAgatacatttttcaaatcaagATATCTAAGTTTAGTTTATGATAAttctattgatttttttcGGCTGCAAATtatgccaaccataaagaaaAGGAAGAATTTActttcaaatttttttattaaaacaagttGTTTATCTCTGCTTGTCTTGATTTGAAATGCTAtagtataaacaaaaaataatttttcttatgaATTCTTCTAAGGAATAATgcagtttttgagtttatctGTAACAATCATAAGAAATATCTAACcttcataatattagcacagtattacaatattatttcctacagTAAGGAAACGCCTTTGATGTCGCGCGATGCCGCCGCTAGCGTAGGTACTTACGCTGCCACACCAAAATACGCTAGGGTTGCAAcaaatgggaaataaaacaattgtgattatttatattatgatgaaatcatttattcatatgtacattcaaaataattgcgattattaaatctgatgtaattatttgttcataaatatataattacagatattgcactgctaaatattatttacgtggacactttatttttggatgttcttaattgtatattataccatTTAACTAAGTAATGCATTCGCATTGGGATGTACAATCtgattagaaaataatgaggACAACATATACATAgctttgattttaattcaacagatacaattaatacaatctTTCTGAAATATTGTTTCCTTCTGGGATTTCAATGTAGATTTACATCCGTAAACGGAACAGTTTTTGCGCGCCATAATAgaatatgtaagtacctatgtataataaaattatttcacaaaaaatacgaCTGCGTCGTCCTTTCGCGATAGTTAATGCAAACTCAGCGTGATTGCATTAAGGCGTCGCCCGACCCCCCGCCagttcccctccgtttctCTGCACAAGTACATTCGTCGCCATAGGTACTGTAGGAAATATGGTAATACTGtgatattagtgtagatttagTTCAATGTAGATATAGCATGTTGAAAtgattaatattcataaatttcaGACTGACAAGGCCCTTATCTCCAGTTCCAACATTAATAGAAGAAGCTGAAGAAGAATTAAGTGCAGAAATTTCAACAGAACCAATTTTTAATGGAACTAATCTTGTCGAGGAACTATCTCCCAAAGAGACTGGTAATCTTTCTTTGGATGAAAAAGATAGAGTAAGCCATCAGAGCTTTGATGAAACTTTACTATCTGATGGTGATCGTCATGAGGTAACTGGGGTGAGGGAAAAGTGTCACAGCATAGGAGAGAAATATAAACCACAGAAATCGGTCAATGAAGCTCAGCAAAGCCCTACTATGGCGAGGGACATGAGTGTAGACGGACTATATAATTTAACTGGACAAATTGACCAAGCAGAGTGTGGTTTTCCGTTACCCCTATTTGAAGATGGCTATCTTTGCTTGCCATACTTGTCATTACAGTACTTGGATCTATTATCAGATTCTGCAGTGAAAGGGTTTGTTGTTGGCGCGTCAAATGTACTTTTTAAACAAAAGCGACAATTGTTTGATGTGCTTGTTGAGTTGAATGAGATGAGAATTGAGACTGCTGATTTAGCTCTTAGACGGCAACTGGCTTTGGGCACTGAAGACCTCAGGTTTGCTGACCATGTCGTCCGACATGGCGCAACACAAGGGGACTCGTGGATAAGAGATCAATTTGCTAgctatttattgtatttgttaagGACATCTTTATTACCAGGTAAGTTTCTAactactaatttatttatattttatagtaaattacaaaatttctcataaaatttatattttactttgcaGAAGGTAGTAGGGAGATAGAATCATATAATTCACAGTTTATGGCAGCTTTTaaaaacacacaaacatacGAAAAGTGGTTGAAAATGACAAATAATGGAGATGTTGAAGCTTTTATGAATTTAACTCCAATGCACCCTTTTTCGGGTCAACTGTCGGTAGCTGATATGAAACTAAAGTTTGCACAGTGAGTATATTCATGTAcatataagtaaaatttaattattatacaggaaatataaatgtatcaaTGTAGTACTTTCTATGTGTCTACAATAAAAGGTTAGAGGGAAA
This is a stretch of genomic DNA from Colias croceus chromosome 4, ilColCroc2.1. It encodes these proteins:
- the LOC123691112 gene encoding late secretory pathway protein AVL9 homolog is translated as MAFINEPVLNIIVVGFHHKKGCQVEHCYPELVPGRPSELPPVWRYLPALALPDGSHNFLSDTIFFNLPDVSDPTRTVYGISCFRQIPVEQVIQKTEDMTRSSVQKSVCVICRAPLFGRLAVKMELVVRAWFLQGDFSQTKLLEDAYKHLNSCPVQIDQTLEGLSVQKLVENWRHKALLLFKLLLLGRKVVIYGSPAGQLSTALLTVISLLPRCLEYGLSRSANVVLTRPLSPVPTLIEEAEEELSAEISTEPIFNGTNLVEELSPKETGNLSLDEKDRVSHQSFDETLLSDGDRHEVTGVREKCHSIGEKYKPQKSVNEAQQSPTMARDMSVDGLYNLTGQIDQAECGFPLPLFEDGYLCLPYLSLQYLDLLSDSAVKGFVVGASNVLFKQKRQLFDVLVELNEMRIETADLALRRQLALGTEDLRFADHVVRHGATQGDSWIRDQFASYLLYLLRTSLLPEGSREIESYNSQFMAAFKNTQTYEKWLKMTNNGDVEAFMNLTPMHPFSGQLSVADMKLKFAHTMSTTEGGRKVSAAVATTGRAVATTSRAVGGALSQARGALSGWWSALTAPPPNAPNSAIPADDDKSSETADEKPDPPSDAEDALDVTDNKKDDTEAPDPPDKLIQDNTSALNKIQVV